Part of the Gracilimonas sp. genome, TTCTACGGCTGAACGTGCCATTGATGCACTTGGCGGACGTAAAACTTTTGGATTCAATTACGATCCCAGTCACCTTGGCTATCAGGGTGTTGATTATATTAAGTTCATCAGAACGTTTTCTGACCGTATTTACCATGTGCACATGAAAGATGTGTGGTGGTCAGATAAACCCACCAAGGCCGGTACTTTTGGCGGACATCTGGACTTCGGTCATCCCGACCGAAACTGGGATTTCGTTTCCGTGGGAAGAGGAAACATCGATTTCGACCGGATCATCAGGGCGCTTAATGAGATCAAGTACTCAGGCCCCCTTTCCGTTGAATGGGAAGACAGCGGCATGGACAGAGAATATGGCGCCGGGGAATCCTGTGAATATGTCAAGAACATCGATTTCCCTCCTTCTGAATCTGCCTTTGATTCCGCATTCTCTGAGAAGGATTGACAGGTTTATTAAACCGCTCTTAGTTGCAGCAGATTCACAAATCTATGACTTTTATTTACAAAACTCTCGCTTGAATTTCTCCTGATTGTTGATAGTTTAGGCTCGAAAAAATTAACCAATAAGGCATATGAAATTTTTCACTAAATCTATTCTTTTATCTGCTTTGATCTTTGGGATACTTGGATGTTCCACCTCACCTAATATTGAGCCTGGCGTCTCCCTTGAATTGGCTCAGTTCCGAAAGGCGAATATCTCGGATATTACTTATGAATTGTATTTTAAGATACCGGAGGAGGAATCCGAATCCATCCCTGCATCAGCTACGATTTTATTTGAGCTAAAGGATGGTAGTCATGACATCCAGCTTGATTTTCGGGAATCTGAAGAACTACTGACATCGATCTCCATAAACGGGGTAACGGTGGAGATCAACTTTGAGAAAGAACACATTATTTTGCCGGCTGAGTACTTGACGGAAGGCCAAAACTCCGTCGATATTGATTTCACTGCCGGGGAGTCATCTCTCAACCGAAATCCCGAATACTTGTACACCCTTTTTGTTCCGGACCGCGCCCGTACCGCATTCCCGCTTTTTGATCAGCCGGACCTGAAAGCTATCTATGACCTAACATTAGAGATTCCGAAAAACTGGGAAGCAATCTCCAATGCACCATTGAATTATCAGCATGAATCCGATTCCACCAAGACCCTCAATTTTGCCCCTTCCGACCTGATCAGTTCTTACCTGTTTTCTTTTGTGGCCGGAGATTTTGAAAAGGTTACCCAAACCGTGGAAGGCGTTGAAATGACCATGCTGCACCGGGAATCCGATCAGGAAAAAGCAGACCGAAATATAGATAACATCTTCCGCCTGCATAAAGCTTCGCTCGACTGGCTGGAGGAATACACCGGCATCGACTACCCATTCCAGAAATTTGATTTCGCCCTCATTCCGACTTTTCAATACGGAGGCATGGAACATGTGGGAGCTATTCAATATCGAGCTTCGGCTTTGCTCCTGGATGAAGACCCGTCGGAGTCTCAGTTACTGAGTCGCGCCAGCCTGATTGCTCACGAAACTGCGCATATGTGGTTTGGCGATCTGGTTACCATGGAGTGGTTCAATGATGTATGGACCAAAGAAGTCTTTGCCAACTTCATGGCTGCCAAGATCATGAATCCCAATTTCCCGGAGATCGACCATGACCTGAATTTTGTGCTGCGCCATCACCCAAGTGCGTATTCTGTGGATCGTACTGAGGGTGCCAATCCCATTCGCCAGTATTTGGGAAACCTGAACGAAGCCGGACAAATGTATGGGGCCATCATTTACAACAAAGCTCCGATCATGATGCGTCAGCTTGAGTTACTCGTAGGGGAAGAAATTTTCAAAGAAGGGATGCGGGAATATCTAAGCGCCTATTCTTTTGGAAATGCCACGTGGCCTGATCTTATTAATATTCTGGATGACCTTTCCAACCAGGACCTGAAATCATGGAGTGAAGTTTGGGTTAATACTCCCGGTCGACCCCATTTCAGTTATGAATTCAAGGAAGACGAACTACCCGGTCGGGAGCCACTATTATATGATATCTTAGTGCAAACCGATCCTGCAGGAATGGGACGGGTGTGGCCGCAGCAAGTGGGTATCTGGACCATCAGTCCGGAGGATAGTTCCTTCAAATTTTTTGATATCCTCAGTGATGATGACACCAAGTTTGCAACACTAAATGAGTTGAAAGCTGAAACAAAGGTTTTCAATGCCAACGGCCGGGGATATGGTCTTTTTCCTGCTAAACTTGAAACGCTGGAATACTGGGAACACATGAAAAATGTTCGTAAGGGTTCTCAACTTATCAACCTTTACGAGAATATGCTGGAGCAAAATGAGGTGGAGCCCGGAGAGTATTTATCTAAACTCCTCGAGCTTATTCAAACTGAAGAAAACCAGCTTTTGATCGGGCAGATATTGGGCCAAATTCAAACTATCTACTGGGATCTGCTGAATGAAGAAGAACGGAATGATGTAGCATCTGATATTGAAGAAATTTTATGGGATCAGATGATCGATCAGGATGAACCAAGTAAGAAAAAGACTTTCTTCAACGCCTTCAGAAATATCGCCATCAATGAATCCGAGATCCAAAAAGTATATGATATTTGGAGTGATGAGATGGAGATCGATGGGCTGAACCTTTCCGAAACCGACTACATCAGCATGGCGGGAAATCTGGCAATCAAAATGCCGGAAGAATCTAAGGACATCATTTCAAGCCAACTGGATGATATTGAAAACAGCGACCGCAAGCGCAGGTTTGAATTCATCAGTCCTGCCCTTTCCAACGATCAGCAGGTTCGGGATGATTTTTTTGAATCCCTGAAAGATGAGGAAAACCGGCAGACGGAATCCTGGGTGCTCAGCGCCTTGGGATATTTGCACCATCCGCTTCGGGTGGATTATTCCGAGAAATACATTCTGCCCAGTTTAGAATTGCTGCAGGAAATTCAGGTCACCGGCGATATCTTTTTCCCCAAACGCTGGCTGGATGTGACCTTAGGAAATTACTCCTCCGATACCGCTGTTCAAACCGTTCGTGATTTCCTGAATAAACGCCCCGATTATAATGATCAGCTACGAATGAAGATCCTGCAGGCCGCAGATGGGATGTTTCGGGCTAATGAGATCAAGAATTGATCAGTTTCAATTCGTATTAGTCGGACCAAGTGTCCGGGCAGGCATTCCCAACGAGGACGTTGGGAACGAATTTAAGTCAGCTTTAACTCTTTTTTCGCAGTCGGGAGCTTTTGTTTCTTTTGTCGGCACAAAATAAAAACGAAGATGATTATGGTTAACAGATCAATACATGTTACGGGAAGCTGGAGCTTCCCGGACTGCATTGCTAAGCCGGAGCTAAGCAACGAGGTCAAGGTCGATACGCCCCTGGCTGGTAATTAATCCACCGCATCTTCATGATAGTGTTGCATCGCCTTCACAAAACTTACCGTAGCAAAAACCCCACAAACTGTAAATACTACTAACAATGCTTTAGATGGACCATACAGATCCGTAAAAACATGATCAATAAGCCATCCCGTTACAGGCGGACCAATTCCAAAACCCACAATACTGATCACAAATAAATAGACCGCGCCGGCCATTCCTCGCATGCCGGATTTCACAAAATACTGGATAAGGGCGGCTGCCACTCCGTTGTATGAAGAAGCAATCACATTCCCGATCCCGATCAGTATAAAAGCCGTCATCACCGATTCTGCCATCAAGCCAAAATAATAGAATGGGAGTCCGCCAAGAGCAGCTACAATTCCCATCACGAAGCGTTTTTCCGAGCCATATTTTATAGCCAGCTTATCAGCCAGCCATCCGGAGACATTCACCCCGACACCCGCCAAAAACATAAACCAGCCGTATTGTGAGATCAGAGATGGCGTCTCAAACGTATCGTTCAATACATTCCCGATGAAAGCTAAAATGGTATACCCGCTGAGGGCCAAAAAAGAAAAACCTGCCAAATGATATCGAACGGCTTTTTTACTGATTATGAATTTTAGCACTTCAAAAAATTGAGTTGCCGAACGCTCGCTTTTGCCGGATTTCCGAATCGGTTCACGGATCAACAGAAAACCGATAACCGCTAAAACCAATCCCGGCCAACCCACGATCTTCATAGCCTCCCGCCAGTCGTAGGCTTGCGCTACTGAGCCGCCGATCAAAAAGGAGAGTCCTACCCCAACAAAGATGCCTGAGGCGTACACCGAGAATACGCGCGCTCTTTTTTCGGGTGGAAAGTAATCGGCCAGTAATGAATACACCGCCGGACTCAATGCCGACTGACTCACCCCCACAAAAAATCTCGCCGTAACAAGAAAAATGAAGGAGCTGGCAAAACCGCTGGCTACGGTCATCAGGCTCCAAACTACAAGTCCGATGAGAATGATCCGCTTTCGGGAAAACTGATCGGCAAACCATCCCATGAAAATTCCGCATACGGCATAGATCAGGGAAAAAGCCGGACCGTATAGAACACCGATCTGAGTATTTGTGAAACTGAGGTCATCCCGAATGGCCGTTCCCAGCACCGCCACGATTTGCCGGTCCACGAAGCTGGAGATGTAGATCAGAAACAATAACCCCAGTACCAACCAGGCATAAAATTTGGGAGAGCGGGCTTCGACTTTGTCATACAGAAATTTCATGGCGCAAAGATAGAACACAGATTGGTGGGATGGAAATTTGAACATAGAACAAGGAACATCCAACAACGAAGACAGGAACTTACCTAATCACGATAATACACTCTTATAATTTTTCCTTATCGTGTTTTAGAGATTTCGTGACAAAAAAGTGAATATTCTTCGGCTAAAAAACTCACATTAAGGGTATTAAATGGTTATTTTCAGTGCTCACAAAATTTTGATACAAATTAACTCACACATTCATCATGAAAGTAGGAATTTTAGGCGCTACCGGTGCCGTTGGACAAAAATTTATTCGCTTATTACAGGGTCACCCCTGGTTTGAAATTGAAGCCTTGGGGGCCTCCGAACGCTCGGCCGGTAAAAAATACAAAGACGCCGCTAACTGGATCGAAGATGTGGTTCTTCCTGAATCTATAAAGGAAACGATAGTCAAGAATTGTGATCCCTCAGAATTTAAAGATGTGGATTTTGTGTTTTCAGGATTGGATTCATCCGTAGCCGGCGAGATCGAAAAAGCTTTTGCCACTGCAGGAATACCCGTTATATCCAATGCCAAAAATTTCCGGCAGGATCCAACGGTTCCGTTGCTGATTCCGGAGATCAACCCTGATCATACCGAACTCATCAAAACCCAGACTTTTACCAAAGATGGCAGCGGCTGGATCGTCACGAACCCAAATTGTGTGGCGGTTCCTTTATCCCTTTCACTGAAACCATTGTATGATGCTTTTGGGATCGAAGCTCTGATCCTCACCACCATGCAGGCAGTTTCCGGAGCAGGATATCCCGGGGTGGCTAGTCTGGATATTTTAGGGAATGTAATTCCATTCATTTCGGGGGAAGAACCTAAAGTTGGTCCTGAGACCCGAAAACTTTTAAGCACACTGGAAGGGACTACCTTAGCAAAACCACATTTTCCGGTTCAAGCTACGGCAACGCGAGTGCCTACCATCAACGGACATATGATCTCGGCTACCGTAAAACTCCAAAAACCACCGGCTGATCTTGAAGAACTGAAGGAGGCGTATAAAAATTACCTGAATCCTGTTTCGGATCTGGATCTGCCTTTTTCTCCAAAAACGTTATATAAACTTCACCAGGAAGATGCTTACCCTCAGCCACGTTTACATGCCGATGCTGAAAACGGAATGCAATTGCACTTAGGTCGACTTAGAAAAGCAGATGTGTTTGATGTCAGCTTTGTAGCCATGGCACATAATACCATTCGCGGTGCGGCCGGCGGAGCGATACTGAATGCTGAATTATTAATGAAGAAGGGATTCCTGAAATAATTTTTCCACCCTAATGTAGAGACGCAAAATTTTGCGTCTCTACATGGGTAAAAATTATTCCTCACCCATATCATCCAGGCGTTGTTGAGATATATACAGGTTCAATTTTGTAGACATCCGGATGGCCTCACCACGGTCTCTTCTGTTAATATTCAATTTAATTACTCCCTGATCGCTGCCCGGTAACGGCTCAAAAAATGCCCATTTATTAGCCCCTATAATCAATTTTCCCCCGGTAAATAAAAATCCTTTTTTGTACCGAATGTATTTGAGGTTATCAAGTTGAATAGCAAATTTGGAGAGATTGCTTATTCCATTTCCATATACATCATATACTTTGTATTCGAAAAGCAGTTCATTATCAGCAAAACTTAATATCCCCTTCACTTCTTTAACTTTGGTGTCTGCTTCAGAGGTTTCATATATCGAATAATTATATGGAATGCTCATAGGTTAATCTTCCAGCTCATTTAGTTTTTGCTCGGAAAGTTTAAGATTCAGGTTCGAAGAAATAGATGCGGCTGTATTCCGATGTTTCCTTTTTACTTTCAGTACCCGCTCTGTCAATTCTTTCCCCGGTAAATCTCCGAAAGAAGAAGCTCTTTTACCGTGCAAAATCAGTTTCCCGCTAAACCACCCTTTTTTAAACTCCAGCATATCCAACTCCGATATTGGAATCTTCTCTGTCCTGAGTTCAGACTGATAGGCCTCCACAACCGCATCTTTTTTTTGGTATTCAAATACCAAATATTCTCCTTCCACGCGCAGAATTCCCTCCACTTTCATAAAACCGCCGTTTAAATTTTCAATTGTAAAAGGCAAACTTCGCATATGCAGTATTGTTTTTTATAGAGTTAACTACTGATAAAATTATTTTTAAAAAAGTACAAAAAATCTGTAAGGAGTGCGCATCTCATCGCTCTAACTATACAGCTAACAAAAGAGAAATAACTAATCATTGCCTTGAGAGTGTTTTTACATTCTCAATGTCCTTCCAGGGGTAAAAGGTGGAACACCCTTTTGCCCTCTTTTTTTATATCTACGATACCTTTAACTAAAGATAAAGGCAGTTTCTTTAGTTACCTCATCAAGCTAAGGTTTTAGCATGAAAAAACTGCTGATAGTTTTACTATTTACCATACCATCAATTGCCGTTGCACAGACAGCAAACTTCGAAGATGATTTTTCGGACAAAGACATCTCAGACTGGTCCGGTAATAATGCTCATTTCACTTTTATAGATGAAAGTAAAAATATTTTGCTTCAGCAAAATGCTCCTGATGCAGGGACTTCTTATCTAAGTATTCCCTCTGTTGATATTGAAGGATATTGGGAATTTTTTATACGAATGGAATTTGCCCCTTCTGATGGCAATAAAGCAGAAATTTATTTAATGAGCGATTCGAGTGATTTCAACGGATCTCTCAACGGTTACAAAATATTAGCCGGCGAGGATGGCAGTAATGATGTTTTCCGGCTGTTCAGAATTGATTCCGGATCTGAAGCATCAGAGATCATCACCGGGACAACCAACATCAGTAACGGGGGCGATTATAGAGTGAAAGTAACCCGGGATGCTTCCGGAAACTGGACTCTCGAAGTAGCCGAGGGATATGCAGGCGCTTTAGCTCAAGAGGGAACCGGAACAGATAGTACCTATACTGCTGCTTCTCATTTCGGATTCAAAACAATCTACACATCCACTCGGTCCGACCTTTTCGCTTTTGACTTCAAAATTGACATTCCTCCCATTGAAATTACCTCTGTATCTCCGGTCAGTAACACCGAAATTGATATTGTATTCTCACATGCCTTTGATTCCAGTACTGTTGAAAGCACTGATTTCACTTTAAATCCGGGCAGTATTAATCCTCAGTCTGTAACGCACCAAACAGCTGATACTGCCCGCATAACATTTTCTGATCCCCTTTCCGGCGGCATCCATGACCTCTCTGTTTCCGGTATTAATAACTTATCCGGCGAAACCACCCTGGCCGATACTACCCTGTCTTTCATAATCTTTGACGACTATCAGCCCGGCGATATTATAATTAACGAATTCATGAAAGATCCGCCTACCGGTACTGCTGAATATGTGGAACTCAAAAATATCTCCGGAAGATATATTAATTTAAGGGATTGGCAGGTAGGTGATAACAATTCTCAAACTACCATTATCGAATCAGATTTCGCTATTCTTCCCGATAGCTTTGCTGTTATTTCTGCTGATACCTCTTCCCTAAATACCTATTACGGAAATGCTAACTATATCCAAACCTCATTGCCTGCGTTGAATAACGGAGGAGATCAGGTTCGCATCTTTGATCCCACCGGCACTATTGCCGACTCGCTCGAATATACTTCTGAGTGGGGTGGGCTGGATGTATCCATCGAACGACGAGATACTTCGGTTTCGTCTACTTTCAGGGAAAACTGGGGAGATAGTCCGGCTGGTAATTTCGGTACTCCCGGCTTTGCAAACCTGGTAGCTGAAGATACTACAGCTCCGGCGATATCTGAACTTCTGGTCCAAAACAACCAAACTATTTTACTTGTTGCTTCGGAACGATTGGAAACCACCTCGGCTGAAACGACAGGCAACTATTCCCTTGACCAAAACCCGGAAACCGGAGCAGTTGTGCCGACTATACCAGCGATCTCATCAGCCACCCAAATTGCCGCTGATACTGTTGAGCTTACTTTAAGTTCAAACCTGGAAGAATACGACGGGAACTGGATCTTAAGCGCTGATAGTTTGACCGATATTTTTGAAAACACTGCCAATGATCAAGCTGAATTCACTTTTACAAACCCGTTTACTATCATGGAAGTATCAGCACTTTCTGAAAGTGAAATCCTTTTTCTATTCAGTGATAATATTGAATTTGCCACGGTATCTACTGAAGATTTCACAATAAACGGAGAAGTTTTAGCCCCCTCATCAAACATAACTCAGCCGGAAACAAATCAGCTGATAGTGAACCTTCCGACAAGTTTACCTTCAGGGCCAAATCTGGCAGTCGTTTCAAATATTGAAAGTGTGAACGGATGGATTATTCCTCAAAATACCCAGGCTGAATTTTTTGTTTTTGACGACTATCAGTCCGGAGATATTTTGATTAATGAATTTATGAAGGATCCGCCCACCGGTGCTGTTGAATATGTAGAACTCAAAAATATCTCCGGAAAATATCTGAATTTAAGAGATTGGAGAATCGGTGATAACAACTCCATCACTTCCATCACAGGCTCTGACTTTGTAATCCTTCCCGATAGTTTTACAGTAATTTCAGCAGACACTGTTGCCTTAAGTATATTTTTTGGAGAGGCTAACTACGTACAAACTTCACTTCCCGCTTTGAATAATTCCGGAGATCAGATTCGCCTTTTTGATAATAACGGAACCCTCGCCGATTCACTCGAATATACCTCGGACTGGGGCGGTGAAGATGTGGCTATTGAACGTCGCGATGCCACCGTTTCATCCACCTTCAGGGAGAACTGGGGTGACAGTCCGGCTGAAAATTTTGGCACACCGGGTTTGACCAATCTCGTTGCACCTGATGTTACCGCGCCTGAATTACTTAGCATCCAAAGGCCTGCTGATGACCAAATTCAGCTCTCTTTTTCTGAACGGCTTAAGGAAAGTACAGCCCGGGATTCCACCAATTTCACCCTTTCAGCTGATGGGCTTTCAGAACCTATTCCCGCACTTCAGTCCGCTACGCTGGCAACCCCTTCAAGTATCACCCTTCAATACGAATTTGATCTTCCCAGCGAGCCTTCGGGAACTGCGTATGAGTTGTCCGTTGCTAATCAAACTGACATTTTTGGGAATACAGCTGTCGAAATTCCTCTTTCTTTCTTTGTAATCCTATATGCCACCGCTGATTCGGCAGATGTATTTATAACAGAATTTATGTACAGCCCGGCAACCGGATTTACTGATTTCATCGAAATCTTTAATCCAACCGACAGTGCCTATAATCTTCAGGACTGGACCTATAATGACAATGCCGGAAATGCACGTGCAATTTCAGATAGTGAGTTTACATTGGCACCAAATTCTCATGCTGTTTTAGCTCCGGACAGCACCATCGCGAAATCTTTTCCGAATATTACGCTTGCAGATATGGGCAGCCGGTTTGCGAATCTCAACAGCACTACCCCCGATGACATTGTACTCAGAAACCAAAGCGGTACGCTCATCGACTCCTTAACCTATGCTCCAAGCTGGGGAGGAAGGGAGGTTTCACTGGAACGCCGAAGTATTGATGTCCCTCCATTGTTTCAGGAAAATTGGGGAGAAAGCCCCTCTGATAACTTCGCAACACCCGGTGCTCCGAATGAAATTCAACCCGATACTTCTCCGCCTGAAATTGCATCACTGACCGTATTAAATGACAGTACCTTCCGGATGATCTTTTCAGAACGAATACAACCCGAACCAGCGGAAAATGAAGCCAATTACACACTATTGGAGCCCGAAGGACTTCCATCCGCTCCGCCCCTTTTAGAATCCGTGGAATTTCTGGCGCCGGATACCGTCATCATTTCATTCCAAAACGCTTTACATAAACAGGAACAGGGTAGTGAGTATGGGCTTATAACTGAAGGACAATTGGATATTTTCGGGAACGTGGCGTCTATCCTTGAAGACTCTTTTTTCCTGATCGACATCGCCCAAGCCGATTCCGGTGATGTAGTGATCAATGAATTTATATACGATCCCGGAGCTGAATTTTCTGAATTCATTGAACTGCATAATTCATCAGACAAAAATTTCGATCTTCGGGACTGGACCTTCAATGACAATACCGGAACTCGTCTTGTTATTACGAATACCAGTGTTGAATTGGTAACGGGGTCCTATGTTATTTTAGCACCGGACAGTACGATTATCAGCTTATTCCCTGACCGACCGATCATTGTGATGGGAAATAAGTTTCCGGCTCTTAACAATGGCTCTGATGATATTGTGATCCGAGACCAAAGCGGCATACTCATCGACTCCCTTACCTATTTCTCAGAATGGGGCGGGGATAAAGTTTCTTTGGAAAGACGATCCCCTGCTGCCCCCTCTTATTACCGGGAAAACTGGGGAGATTCACCTTCTAATGAACTCGCTACTCCGGGGGCGGCCAATCAGATTCAGCCTGATAACAACCCGCCGGAAATCATTAACGCTTTCACCACCTCTTCCGACTCCATCCAAATTACCTTTAGTGAACGTATTGATTCTGTATTGGCTAAGAACAAATCCAATTTTTCGATCTTGCCTGCAGTATCCATTGCAGAGATCGCTGAATTTTCAGGAAACACGGTGACTGTTGTGCTTGAGACATTCTTAACTGACGGAGAAACTTACACCCTCATCATTGAAAATCAGGCAGACATCTTTGGAAATGTTCAGGCTTCACTGACGGTGGAATTACAGTACATAGAATTTTCCACTGCCAATTTCGGAGATGTGATCATAAATGAGATTCTATATCGAAAAAAAAATGCGGATTCTGAAGAATTTGTTGAATTATACAATCGATCGGAAAGAAACTTTAATCTTGGCAACTGGACCTTATCTGATGCGAGGGGATCAACAACCTTACCGGAAGGTACTGAAATCAGAAGCGGAGAATACCTGATCCTGACCGGCCTCAAAAGCTTTGCCAGTGAAGTTCAAAATGGTGTTTACCTTCCGAGCTTCCCGTCCCTGAATGATGATGAAGACGCAGTGGTGATCCGAAATGAGGTAGGTATTTTAATTGACAGCCTGTTTTATAGTAACACCTGGGGGCAAAATGAACGCGGAGTTTCCCTGGAACGTAAAGATCCTGAGTCTGCTTCGAACGATGCTTCAAACTGGGCCAGCAATATTTCAGAAATCGGAAACAGTGCCGGTTATCAAAGCTCGATCTTTGAGCCTGATGAAACTCCGCCGGAGATAATTTTTTCCAGGCTGCAATCGAACGGAACTATTTTTGTAGCCTTCAGCGAATTTGTAAATATTGACAATGCCTCAGCCTTTATCAATGATCAGCCGGCTCCCATCATAAGTTACAGCGAGGCAAACGGTAATATCGTAATCTTAGAAAAGAGTGCATCAGGATCAGCTTCCGTTCAGGTAAAAGAAAAAATCAAAGAAAATGAACCGTTGCACCTTACCTTCAATAACATTACTGATATTCGGGGCAATGCAAACCAGGAACTGGCTGTTGAGGTTTCTCAGCCACTCGCTCCGGGCGCCGTTGTCATCAACGAGATCTTATATAATCCTTTGGCCAATTCGGATGATAATCTCCCCGATCAAACAGAATATGTAGAGCTTTATAATCCTTCTGATTATGCTATATCACTGGAAGGATTTTATCTGCACGATGAGCTCGATGAAAATGGAGAAGTTCGAGCCTTGCTTCCTGTCTCCACTCATTATAAATGGATCCCTGCCAATGGATATGTGGTGGTTTATGCTGAAGACCAGGCCACAACGTTCAATGAAAGTCGGCTTGCTAAGTATTTTAAATTACAGGGAGAAAGTGATCAGTTTAAGGCTCGCATCAATCGCAGCAGCCTGAGCTTAACTAATTCTGATGATGCCGTTTATCTGGCTGACAGCACCGCGGCAATCATTGATTCTGTGTTTTATGATGAAAGCTGGCAAAATCCCAATCTCTATGATACCGACGGCGTAGCACTCGAACGTATCAATCCGGAAGGGCCGAGCAATGACAAATCAAACTGGAGCTCAAGCACGCGCGTAAACGGAGGGACCCCGGGGGAACAAAATTCTATCTTCCAGGAATCCGGAGCGGGTCCAGTAAACACAGGAATCACCTTCACTCCAAATCCCTTTTCCCCCGACGATGACGGCTTTGAAGACAACCTATTCATCAATTACAAGCTGGATGAGTCGGATTACTTATTGCGCGTACATATTTTTGACCGATACGGAAGAAAGGTCCGTAAACTGGCAGATGGATTTCAGGCAGGCTTTGAGGGTTCGCTCATCTGGGACGGACGTACCGACGACAATCGAAACAATCGCGTGGGAATTTACATTGTGCTCTTTGAGGCCTACAACAGTGCCATTGGCAAGAATGTGACCTTTAAGGAGACGGTAGTATTAGCTAGGAAATTTTAAATGTTGAATTATGAATGTTAAATGTCTCAGGTCATTTAACATTCATAATTTATAATTCAACATTTACCTTCACCCCTCCAAACCAGTTTCTCGGTGCAGCAGGCTGGTAGTAACGGCCTCCAAAGGCATTCAGGTCATTTCCGAGACTGTATTTTTCGTCAAGCAGATTATCAATTCCCATAAAAAGATCAAGAATCAGGTTATCCAGTATTTCTTTTTGAAATCCTATTTTTGATTGAATCAAATGATAAGAATCTGAATACACCGTATTGGCATCATTCAATGGGATTTCATCTGTGAAGTTGTATGATAAGGAACCGTAAAGTCCTGCCTCTGTTTTTGCATTTAATGTAGACACGAAGATATGCGGAGCGACTCCCGTCAGTTTATTTCCGGAAAAATCTTCTCCTTCCTTTTGGTAATCTTTGAACTCAAAGTCATGATAGGTGTATGAAACGGTCCAATCCAATTTCTGTAAAAAAGCACTGTTATTTCGGATGACCGCCCAATCTATTGCAGTCTCAATCCCATATTGATCGGTGCTTCCGGTATTTTCAAATATAACCGTTGAATTTCGGTCGGATGGCTGTTGAACGATAGTTTCATCCAGCTTGAAATAAAAAGCGGTGATATCATAGGAAAGCCTTGGCCCGATTAATGTTCCTCGTGTCCCTGCTTCATAATTTGTTCCCTGTTCTGCTTCCAAATCCAGAGCGATGCTGCCTTCATTGGTTCTGAACTC contains:
- a CDS encoding MFS transporter; amino-acid sequence: MKFLYDKVEARSPKFYAWLVLGLLFLIYISSFVDRQIVAVLGTAIRDDLSFTNTQIGVLYGPAFSLIYAVCGIFMGWFADQFSRKRIILIGLVVWSLMTVASGFASSFIFLVTARFFVGVSQSALSPAVYSLLADYFPPEKRARVFSVYASGIFVGVGLSFLIGGSVAQAYDWREAMKIVGWPGLVLAVIGFLLIREPIRKSGKSERSATQFFEVLKFIISKKAVRYHLAGFSFLALSGYTILAFIGNVLNDTFETPSLISQYGWFMFLAGVGVNVSGWLADKLAIKYGSEKRFVMGIVAALGGLPFYYFGLMAESVMTAFILIGIGNVIASSYNGVAAALIQYFVKSGMRGMAGAVYLFVISIVGFGIGPPVTGWLIDHVFTDLYGPSKALLVVFTVCGVFATVSFVKAMQHYHEDAVD
- the asd gene encoding aspartate-semialdehyde dehydrogenase, with the protein product MKVGILGATGAVGQKFIRLLQGHPWFEIEALGASERSAGKKYKDAANWIEDVVLPESIKETIVKNCDPSEFKDVDFVFSGLDSSVAGEIEKAFATAGIPVISNAKNFRQDPTVPLLIPEINPDHTELIKTQTFTKDGSGWIVTNPNCVAVPLSLSLKPLYDAFGIEALILTTMQAVSGAGYPGVASLDILGNVIPFISGEEPKVGPETRKLLSTLEGTTLAKPHFPVQATATRVPTINGHMISATVKLQKPPADLEELKEAYKNYLNPVSDLDLPFSPKTLYKLHQEDAYPQPRLHADAENGMQLHLGRLRKADVFDVSFVAMAHNTIRGAAGGAILNAELLMKKGFLK
- a CDS encoding M1 family aminopeptidase, whose amino-acid sequence is MKFFTKSILLSALIFGILGCSTSPNIEPGVSLELAQFRKANISDITYELYFKIPEEESESIPASATILFELKDGSHDIQLDFRESEELLTSISINGVTVEINFEKEHIILPAEYLTEGQNSVDIDFTAGESSLNRNPEYLYTLFVPDRARTAFPLFDQPDLKAIYDLTLEIPKNWEAISNAPLNYQHESDSTKTLNFAPSDLISSYLFSFVAGDFEKVTQTVEGVEMTMLHRESDQEKADRNIDNIFRLHKASLDWLEEYTGIDYPFQKFDFALIPTFQYGGMEHVGAIQYRASALLLDEDPSESQLLSRASLIAHETAHMWFGDLVTMEWFNDVWTKEVFANFMAAKIMNPNFPEIDHDLNFVLRHHPSAYSVDRTEGANPIRQYLGNLNEAGQMYGAIIYNKAPIMMRQLELLVGEEIFKEGMREYLSAYSFGNATWPDLINILDDLSNQDLKSWSEVWVNTPGRPHFSYEFKEDELPGREPLLYDILVQTDPAGMGRVWPQQVGIWTISPEDSSFKFFDILSDDDTKFATLNELKAETKVFNANGRGYGLFPAKLETLEYWEHMKNVRKGSQLINLYENMLEQNEVEPGEYLSKLLELIQTEENQLLIGQILGQIQTIYWDLLNEEERNDVASDIEEILWDQMIDQDEPSKKKTFFNAFRNIAINESEIQKVYDIWSDEMEIDGLNLSETDYISMAGNLAIKMPEESKDIISSQLDDIENSDRKRRFEFISPALSNDQQVRDDFFESLKDEENRQTESWVLSALGYLHHPLRVDYSEKYILPSLELLQEIQVTGDIFFPKRWLDVTLGNYSSDTAVQTVRDFLNKRPDYNDQLRMKILQAADGMFRANEIKN